The Thermococcus sibiricus MM 739 DNA window AGACCAAGCTCCATTATTCCTCCTTGCCAGTTACCCTTGACGGCCATTTCAACAGTCCTGTAGACACCAACGTCAACTCTCTTCATCATTGAAGCTATTATTACACCTGGCTTGATCCAGTCTTGGGCTGAATCAACACCAACAGCAAATGGTGGCCCCATCTCTTTTCCTTGACTCTCAAGGTACTCGTCAACAGCATCAAAAACACCAAGGCCAACAGCACCTGCGACTTGGTAGATTATCCAGGCCCCTTGTCCAAGCTGAGCTTGAGCTGCGGTTTTACCTTTTGCAGGGTCTGTGAATGAACCGGTGTAAGTGTAGAGAACTTCAATATTAACGTCATTTCCAGTCTTTTGCTTGTAATAGTCTTCGGCCCAAACAACACCGAAGTGATAGCCACCTTCGAATTTATAAAGAACGGGAATCTCAATACCAAGAACGATTCCAACTTTGTCTTTACCATCATTTGCAGCTATTAATCCGGCTAAAGCTCCAATTAAAGCTGAGCCTTCGTTTTCTTTAAAGAGAATACTTACAACATTTGGTTTGTCGGGAATAAATCCATCAACAATGGCGAACTTTTGATCTGGGAATTCGTCTGCAACTTGGATCACTGCATCAGTCATCATAAATCCAACTGCTACTATAATGTCGTACTCTCCAGTCTGGGCGAGACTCCTAAGGTTGGGCAAGTAATCTGATTCTGTATTGCTTTGTACTTCCTTAATTTCAAGGTTAAAGTCTTTTGCAGCTTTTGAAGCTCCTAGATATGCCATATCGTTGAAGCTTAAGTCCCCTCTCCCACCGACATCATAGACAACTGCAACTTTTCCTGCGTATTCAGGAGTACTTGTTGTTTCTCCACCTGTACATCCACTTATGGCAACACTAAATACTAAAACTCCTATTAAAAAGACTGTCAATATTCTGTTCTTCATAGGTCGACCTCCATAATGGGGTTATCGTATGGGAGTGAGAATGATAGAATATATATTTTGTGGTGCTGGTGCATAGGAATCCGCATGTTTTTAAAAACATTGTGCCTATTAACAATGGGATGCTCATGCTTAAGGAGATAGTAAATCTTGAACGGGGCGTAATTCTAATCACAGGGGATGCAAAGAAACTTGCTAGGATATTTCTAAATGCATGGCTTTCTAAAGGGAAACTATTTCTGGCTGAATATTTGCCATTTGAAGTTGGATATCCTGAAAGTGTTTTCATTGGAAATATAGATGAAACCATAAAACTTGATGGGTATTTCCTCTATTCCCTCCTTTCTAGACCAAAAACAGAGCGAAAAAAGTATTACTCCTTCATATCCAATCATGATGATAGGGTCATATTAATATACGAGCCTAAGTACTTCAAAGACTCAGTTTTTAAGTATGCTATTAAGGATTTTATAGATTATCTTGTTGCTTACAAGCGAGAGACAATGGGTATGGAGAGAATTGATGTTTACAAGCTTGAAGAGGGCAGAGTTATTAAAAAGGAAACTTATATAAGGAGATTTTGAGGGAAACAGAATAAAAAATTTTTTAACTTAGCCTCGTATTTCTTAGTGTTAACAGTCATTGTTGGTGATTCTTATGGGCAAGTACTTTGGGACAAGTGGCATAAGGGAAGTCGTTAACGAAAGATTAACTCCAGATCTTGCTTTAAAAGTTGGAAAGGCTTTGGGCACTTATCTTGGTGAAGGGAAGGTTGTAGTTGGTAAAGACACTAGAACAAGTGGAGAGATGCTAAAGAATGCTCTTATTTCCGGTCTTTTAAGCACCGGCGTTGATGTTATTGATATCGACCTTTCTCCAACACCCTTAACTGGGTTTGCAATAAAACTCTACGAAGCAGATGCAGGTGTCACAATAACTGCTTCTCACAACCCTCCAGAGTACAACGGGATAAAGGTATGGCAGCCAAATGGAATGGCCTACACAAGCGAGATGGAAAATGAATTGGAAAGAATTCTTGAAAAAGGGAAGTTCCAGCAGGTATCTTGGAATGACATAGGAGAACTAACGAGGGCTGATCCAAAAAAGGAGTACATAAAGAAAGCCCTTGAGATGATAGAGCTTTCAAAAGGCTATAAGGTTGTAGTTGACTGTGGGAATGGTGCAGGTTCAATTCTATCCCCTTACCTCCAGAGAGAGCTTGGAAACAAAGTTGTTTCTCTAAACTCACATCCAAGCGGTTTTTTTGTTAGAGAGCTTGAGCCAAATGCCAAGAGTCTCTTAGCTCTTTCAAAGGCTGTAAAGTCTCTTGGGGCCGATGTTGGAATAGCACACGACGGAGATGCTGATAGAATCGGTGTTATTGACGATCAGGGCAACTTTGTTGAATACGAAGTCATGCTTTCCCTCATAAGCAGCTACATGCTCAGAAAGTTCGGGAAGGGGAAAATTATCACCACTGTGGATGCGGGGTTTGCCTTGGATGACTACATTAAACCTTTGGGAGGAGAAGTCGCTAGGGTAAAGGTTGGAGATGTTGCAGTTGCAGAGGGTATAGTAAGAGAAAACGCAGTCTTTGGGGGAGAGCCAAGCGGGACTTGGATAATACCCCAGTGGAACCTAACTCCGGATGGCATATTTGCCGGTGTACTTGTTCTTGAGATGATTGATAAACTCGGCCCATTAAGTGAAATTGCAAAGGGAGTGCCACGTTACGTTACTTTAAGGGCAAAAATCCCCTGTCCAAATGAGAAGAAAGCCAAAGCCATGGAATTCATAAAGAGAGAAGTCCTCGAGAACTTTGAGTACAAGAGGATTATTGACATTGATGGTATCAGGATTGAAAATGATGAGTGGTGGATTCTATTCAGGCCAAGTGGAACAGAGCCAATAATGCGCATTACTCTTGAGGCACACACAAAGAAGAAGGCGGAGGAGCTGATGGAAAAGGCTGAAGAAGTTGTAAAAAGAGCGATAAAAAGTGTATAATATGAACTAGCTTTCAAATCATGCTCTTTAATTTCTCTGCAAATCTTCTTGCATTCTCTAAATCCTTTTCATTTGGGTGCTCCTTGCTTATCCCCCCAATCTTCTCAAGCCAGCCGTTCGTGTCCCATCCTCTGCATGAGAACTCCCCAACTATCTCAAATCCCTTTTTCCTGAGAGCACTCCTAAGCTTTCGGTGATTGATAAAAGGAATATTTATCCCCGCTGTCGAGAAGATGAACGCCTTCTTTCCCTTCATCCTGGGAAGGCTCTCCACGAGTTTGAAAAGTGCCCTGTGGTGCTTCCAGTAGTAGATTCCTGAGCCGAAGCCTATGAGGTCATATTTCAAAAGCTCCTCGGGTTTAATTTCCCATGGCTTTGTGAGTTCTGCTTCAAGAGTTTTTGCCATTATTTTTGCCACTTTTTCAGTATTTCTGTGGTGAATGGAAACGTAAATAATCAAGGCATTCATACTCCACACCTATTATACCTCTTCATGGATTTTCTTATAATTTATTCTTGAAAGTGTATTTGTAGATTTTTCGTGTAGTTCGTTTTTAGCATCTTTAGATAATCCAAAAGTTTTTAACTGAGAAAACGAGTTTTGTATGTGATTACTATGAAAAAGCACGAATGGGAAGAGTTTTTTGACAGGGAGGCCGACTATTATTTACAGGAAGCCTTTACCAAGCATACGAAAAAAGAAATTGATTTCTTACTGGAAGAATTTAAACTTCCAGAAGGTGCAAAAATATTAGATGTAGGCTGTGGTGTTGGTAGACATTCTTTAGAGCTTGCAAAGAGGGGATACCGCGTCACGGGTGTTGATATTTCCCAAAAAATGCTCGAAAAGGCAGAAGAACGGGCCCAAAAAGAGGGTGTTGAAGTTGAATTTATAAAAGCAGATGCAACCAAGTTCGCGAGAAATGAAAAGTTTGACGCCGCGGTATGTCTATGTGAGGGTGCCTTTTCATTGCTTGGCTCGTCTGACGACCCAATAGAGCATGACTTGGCCATCTTAAGGAATGTATATAAGTCACTGAAACCTGGAGGCAAGTTCATCTTAACGGCCCTAAGCGCGCTCTCAAGGGTCAAGAAAGCGACGAACGAGGACATTGCCAAGGGGCTTTTTGACCCGAATACCATGACGTTCTATGAGGAGCTTGAGGCCCCGGACGGCACGAAAGTCGCTATACGGGAGCGGGTCTATGTCCCGACCGAGCTCTACCTGATGTTTAGAATGGTTGGGTTTGAAGTGAAGGCCATTTGGGGAGGAACCGCTGGAAGATGGGGGAAGCGAAAGGTAGATATGGACGACATTGAAATAATGGTGGTGGCCGAGAAACCTCGAGAATAGCCCCCTCTTTAGTGTTTAAAGTGTTTTTCAAGCTGTTTTAAGCTTTTTTCAATGTTATCTTTATCAAACTCTAGGTAAATAGCCTCTGGAAACCTCCTTTTAAGAATTTGGAAAAGAACACCCTCCCCTGGTATTACTTTGAAGTTTTGCTCTTCCATGAGTTCTTTTGACAGTTCTATCCGTTCTTTTTTGTTTAGACAAGAGAATTCTTCGATTATCCTATATGGGAACTTTTCTGGATCGCTTGAAGTTGTATAGAATATGCCACACGTTGGTGAACCTTTGACGCCAACAAAAATTACCTTCTCAGGTTTTTCTTCCGTTAGAACTCTTTCAATAAAATCCAAAATTTTTCTAGCAGTTTCGGATATTCCAAGTTTTTCTAAAGCTTCTCTGCTCATTGGGGGTCTTGGCCATCCTATAAGTTTATATTCAGGACAGGGGTAAGTTAAGACTCTTATTTCTCTTACATGTTTTGCAAGAAGATTTAATAATTCTCTACTGGTTGTATACTCCTTATCTTTTGGGCCTCGGTAGACATAGAAAGGGCTTAAGAGACAGGGAGCAAGGACAACTATTTTCATTGAAGTTCACCAATAAAAGGAAATCTTGAAGAACCTTTAAATTTTTCCAGACGTTAAGGAGGTTATAACAGTATTAACTCTCTTTTTTAGATCTTCAAGGCTGCCTTCATTCACAATCAAGAAATCAGCCAGATCTTTAAGCATTCTTGTGTGGTAGAGCTTTTCTTCGGCCTCATCGGCATTTAGAAAATCTTCAAAGCTTTTTATCGCCTTGTCCTTACCCGCGTTTCTCCTTTTTAAACGTTCATACCTTATCTTTGGCCTAGCCTCGACGTAAATTATAAATCCGCCCTGCTTTTTTATTGCTTCAATTTCTCCCTTAGAGCGGACTCCGTCAATAACCACATTTTTGCAGTTTCTTTTCTTGTCCAGCGCCAGCCTTATCAAAATATCTTCCCCAAAAGTTTTCTTAAGGTGCCTGCCGTACTCAATGAGTTTGTCTCTTGTTGGTTCGCTCTTTTCTGGAATTTCTGGAAGCCATGAGTACTTGCTTAGGTTGTGAGTTAGAAGGTCAATTAGTGGATCACTACACGAAACTCTGCAAAATCCTTTTTCCTCAAAGAACTTTGCAACCGTGGTTTTTCCTGCTGCAATTTTACCCACAACGCCGACTATCATTTTACCACCTTCTATCTTTTCCATGCCCACCATATTAAGTTTGCCCCATCTGTTGACTCCATAAGTCCTTCGGCTACCATGTCTACTACGAAGTCTATCATGGCATCTTTGTCAACTCTGACGGGCTTTTCAAATCCAAAGAAATATTTTGCTTCAAAGAATCCAATATGGAAGAACCTGAGGGGGTTCAGGAGTGCGATATCCTCGTTTATCTTTAGGTCAAATGGGAAATCTGCTATTATTATTTTGAGGTCTCTTTCCTTTGCTACATCTATGAGCTTCCTCTCATCTGGGAAAAAGAGCTCTCTAAGAGAGCCTTCCATTGCTTCGTACTCCATTTTTGGAAAGGTGTATTTGATTCCGATTCTCTCGGCTTCTAGACCAACTTTTTCAGCAAAACCTAACATGGCTTTTGCATTGAAGCTAAGGAACACGAGAGCCCTTCCATTGTTGTGAAGAGTGGGCCATTTCCGAGGAGGGAAGTTAAAATCTGCTTCTATTATGGGAATCAGAAAGTCGAGAAGGGTATCTTTGATTCTCTTCAAGTTCTCTTCTAGTTTTTTTCTTTTTATGATTAGGTCAAGTTTTGAGTAAACAGTAACTTGTTTTATTCCGAGTTCTTCTCTGAGTTTCCCAATTACGAAGCTGTTTCCAATGATTGCACTTTTATCACTTCTGTCTTTGGCGATTATAAATAATTTATCCCCTTCTTCATCATAGTTTACTTCCTCTATTACAAAGGGTACTATGGGAAAACCATTCTCTTTCCTTATTCTATTGATTCTTTCTGCTAGTTCCTCTTTGGCAAACATTAACTCACCCGATAAGCTTTTGCACACTCGTAAATTTCTTGAGCGATTTTTAAGGCCTCTTCTTTATTGTCTGTTTCTTTTACTATTATTTTTCCACTTGGGAATATGCTGATATCATATGCTTTTCTCACAAGAGCTAGAAACCTTGTTACTCTTTTTATTTGATACCCTCTCTCAGCTAGGCATTCACACACTTCTTCTAGATCAAGATCAAATTTCTCTTGAGGGGTGATGTTTATGGCCTTCATGCTTGTGCATGGTTTTGCAACTAACATAGAACCACCAGTAGGAATTTTATGAGCGTGGGTTCATAAATTTAATTGAAGAAAAGACAAATCCAAAAAAACTCATCTTTTCCATAATGCGATCCCTAAAACTAGGAGTGCCAAAAGACCTCCTAGAGGGAGAATAATTTTTGTTAAATCTTTATCTGTGTTTGTGGCAATATCTTGAACAGTTTTTTGGTCTTCGAGGTCTTGAAGGATAAAGCTTATTTGCACTTCACCTGCGGGCATTGTTATCTTGTTTCCGTGTATTTCAAGGGGTGAGTCACTCATATCCACCAAATCTGCTTCTTCAGGTAAGATTACGTCTACTGGAGCTTCTGATTTTAATGAAAGAGTCCAAATAAGGCCTTCTTTGTTCATTAGATCTGGAGTGGAGTATATTATTTTTACTATTTGAGAGTTTTGAACAGTTATTGTGATCTCGTTTCCGTTTATGGAATATTCTAGAGGGTTACCATTTTCATCTATAACAAAGATGTCCTCGTAATGATCCCCGAGCAGGGATGATGTAACTTGAGTTGTATAGTCGTCCACAGGCATTTCAATTTCCACAGTTGCATAGCCATCTCCATAGGGTGTAATGGTTATGCTCTGGGCATTCACAAGAGGGATGAAAAGTAAAAGGGCAAGTAGAGTTCTCTTCATTCATTTCACCTCCGCAAAAATTTAGAGAAATCAAGCATGCCGTAGGATAAACTCGTCGACCTTGTGGAGCATGTCTAAGGCTATTGCAAAATGCATCTTAGCTTCAGCGGGTTTTCTGTTTTTAAGGAGTTCGATTCCAAGTCTTATTTCTTGTATGGATGTTTTGAGCTGAAGTTCTGCTCTCCTGGTGTCTACTCCCCTTCTTCCAAGTTCTCTTAACTCCCTTGAATCTTTCTGGATTCTTATTGTCATCTCTCTGAGGAATCCTTTTAAGTCTCCCAATCTCTCTTGGACTTCTCTTTCATGGAACTTCTTCTGAAGGAAGGCCATTGCCCGATGGAATTCTTTTATTGTCTCTGTATTCTCTCTCATAACTTGAAGAGCCTCATCGTATTTCCCTTCATCTGCAAGGGCCTTAACTTCACTATAAATCTCCTTAAATGCTTCGAGTCTTTCCTGGAGCTCATGAGCGTCGTAACCCTTTTCTTCTGCCATTTCAACGACTTTCTCTGCTGTTTCTATCCCTCTTGCACCTTTCTCTAGGAATTCATTTACTATTTTGTCTGCATTTGCTTCTACAAGCTCCTTTCTGATTCTTCTAAGTTCTTCATCTAAGGCAGCTTTCTTTTCTCTGGCGATTTCAAGATCTTCCCTAGCTTTTTCAAGATCTTTAGCTTTTATGTCTTCCAGCACAGCCTTATATGCATCTTTAGTCTCTTGTAAGAGCGTCGTTGTATTTCCCACGTCAATTCCCTGTCTCTGGGCAATTTCTATTGTCTTTTCGGCCATTCTGAAGTAGCCTTCCATTCTCTTTATCTCTTCCGGAAGCCTTTCCTTAAGCTCTTCCTTCCCTCTCTCGAAGCTCTTTAGCACTTCTCTGTAGTGGTGCATTGCAGTGAGGCCGTTTATTATTGTGTTGTAATAGTCGTCGCTTTCATATGCATTCGTGGCAACTTCTTTATATTGTTCCGCTAACTGGTAGTGTCTCATGATACTTGAGTTCTCAGGAAGATTTACATTATTGATTAACTTTGTTGTTATGTTGCTCAATCTTTCAAGGGCAACGACAATTTGATTGGCTATCTTTTCCTCTTGAGTTATATTTTGTATCTCTGGTGGCAGGTATTCTGTTTCATTTTCTATAGTGGCATTTTCATCTGCTAGGCTCAAACCTGCAGGGATTATGCTCCCCACCAAGAGAGCCATTAACAACCAAACCTTCAACCACTTCATGTCCATCACCATTCTTAACTAGGCTTTTTAGTTATTTTAGGAACTCGGTGAAAAGAACGTTTCGGAACGTTTCATTTTTATTTTAAGCTCTTTTTAGTAGGTTTTATGGGATTAAATTCTACATGATAGGGCAAAATGTCGCTATGAACGATGAGAAACGGTTTATACAAAATAACTTTTTCAGGGCTTTTTAGAATAAGTATAAATTTTCGAAATTAAAGACAATAAGAAAAGAAGGACTCATCTCAAACTCTTCACAAGCTCTTCCATAACCCCAAGGAATGTCTCAACTTCTTCAAGACTGTTGTATACGTGGAACGATGCTCTCACAGTTCCATTTATACCCAGTTTTTTCATTACTGGCAATGCACAGTGGTGACCGCTTCTCACCATAATTTTATGCTCGTCCAATACAGCAGCAACATCGTGTGGATGCAGTGGTGGAACGTTAAAGCTCACAACTCCAGCATGTTTCTTTAAGTCTCTTGGCCCATACCACGGCACCTCAAGCTCCGTTAGTCCCTCAGTTGTTCTCTTTACAAGCTTATGTTCTTGCTTTTCGATTTTGTCTATGCCTATTTTTTCAATATATTTTATTCCCGCCGCAAGGCCTATTGTTCCGCCGATGTTTGGTGTTCCAGCTTCAAACCGCTCTGGTGGCTCTGTGAGCTTGTAGTCGTATAAGTCAACGTCTTCAATGGTTCCTCCGCCGATTAATGGGGGCTCAAACACATCGAAGAACTCCTCCCTTATATAAAGCACGCCTATTCCCGTTGGTCCCATTGGGCCTTTGTGACCTGAGAATGCCAAGAAGTCTGCATGAAGTTTGTTCACGTCTACTTCCATATGTCCAACACTTTGAGCTGCATCCACCACAAATATTGCCCCTTCATCTTTTGCCATCTTTCCAAGTTCTTCAACTTCATGAATAACTCCGAGAGCATTAGAAACGTGTTGAACCGCCACAATTTTTGCCCTTTTGGTCTTCTTTTCTGCATCTGCTAAATCCAAATTACCTTCGTTGTCTCCTTCAATTATCTCCAGTTTGAGGTCTAGTTTTTTGGCCAATCTCTGCCATGGGAGCAAATCGGAGTGGTGCTCGTAAGGAGTTGTGACTATCTTATCACCCTTTTTTAACACTCCTTCAAGTCCTAAAGCAGCCAAGTTAAGACTCTCACTCGTATTTTTTGTAAAAATTATCTCTTCAAATTTTGCTCCAATAAACTTGGCTGTGATTTCTCTTGATTTTTCGTATTCATGAGTTGCCTTTTGAGAAAGTCTATGCACTCCACGATGGACATTGGCTCTGTATTTTAAATAGTACTCATCCATAGCTTCAACAACTGGCTTAGGAGTTAGAGAAGTCGCAGTGTTGTCAAAATATATAACCTCCTGGGTTAAAGGGATATCTTTTCGGACGTCCTCTGGTATCTTCATATGAACCACCATGAGAATTAACTTCGTAGAACATATAAAGGCTTTGCTTCCCATCTTTGTCCTTTCAAATATTCCAATTATGGAACAAAATTTTATAAATATTGGAACAAAAAATCCTGTGGTGGTAAAATGAAAGCAAGAGAGATAGCTCTGATAGGGTTGCTGTTAAGTTTATCACTTGTTCTTGAAGTCTCTCCACTTAAAGTTCCAACCCAGTGGGGAATGAGCATTGACTTGGTGGCTGTTCCGATGGTAATTATTTACGTTATCATGGGATTCTGGAGCAGTGTAACAGCTTTAATTTTGCTCTTTGTGGGGTTAAGTTTGGTATCGTCTGCTTCTTGGCTTGGGGCTAGTATGAAATTCTTTGCAACTTTGAGTTTAGTGTTAGGTCTTGAACTAGCTAAGAGGATAACAAAATTCGATTTTAAGAATTTCAATGAGAAAAAGTTTGTGATCTTTGTAGTGCTCGCATATAGTATGGGCATTGCAATCAGAATTCCAGTCATGGTTATTATGAACTACTACTATGCTATACCTCTCTGGCTTGGTATTCCAAAAGAGCAGGTGATTCCAACTATTGAAGAGTGGTTCCATATTCCATTCTGGCTGGTAATAGGCATTCCAAATGCTATTCAAAGTGCTGTGGATGTTTTAGTGGGAGTTTTAGTCTCTTTACCGGTTATTAGGGCACTACCGCACATCCTTGAGTGACTTTTTCCATCTTTCTGCATATCCTTTAAAAATTTCATTTTTTGTTTTCTCATAGAGCCATTCTAGGAGCTGAATGTGGAGTTCATGGTATTTTCTCATTGCCTTTCCGTGGATATTTGAATACAAACTCCATCCCTCTTTATCAAAATCTGGAAGAGCTTTTGCGACGGAGATTGTTCCGTTATCAAATAATTCTTTGGCATAGGGATCCTTTGTGACTTCCCAGTAGTAGTAGAGGCCCTGTAATGCTATTATATGACCGTTCAGGACCAGCTCATTTGAGTTGTAACCATATTCTAGTATCCAAAGTCCATAGGGAGATTCTACAACAAATCCTCCCTCTTTGTATGGGATTTGGAAAGAGTTTAGGAGTAGTTTTGCGGTTTTTAAGTACGTTTCGTTTTTTGTTATTTGATATGCTTTTGCGTATAATCCCGCACCCATTCCTTGAGCATAACCTGAAACCCAAGGGATGGAAGAATTCTCGAAATGGAAATAATTAAGGAACAGAGCATATTCGACCTCATTTTTCTTCTTGACAACTATGACCTCTTTCAGTTCGTCTAAGATCCTAAGGACCTCCTTTGTATCTCCGTTTTTAAAGTATATATCGGCCCAGTGAAGGGCACTCACTGGATAAAGCACAAGACCCCTAAAATTGTAATGAACAAAGGGAATAGAGGTGTTAAGATCTCCTTTAGCAAAGAAGACCTTCTCATAGGGGCTTTTATTCCCAAATGTCATGGGATAAAAGCTCTTTAAAGGAGAGATGTACTTGGAGTAGTATTCATCATTGGCCCTTAAAGTTAAGTAGAGTATTTTTATCTGTTCTCTACTTATGCTCTCTTCTCCTTTCCAAACCTTTGCAAAGATTTTTGTGGGATAAGATGATTCTATACTTGAAAATAGGAAAAGGACATTCGTGGTGCTTAGGAATTTAAGAAAATTATTTAAAACAACTCTTTCGTTCTCATTCAGAATGTCTTCTACATCTTTCGATTTTTCTAGTATGGTTCTCTTTGAAAGTTCAAAGCTTCCAAAATATGAAGTCATTAAAAGAAGGAAGATCAAGAGCAGAGAGTAGATTTTCTTCATTGGATTCACCCGAGATCTTCGGGTGGTAATCCCCTGTAGATAAGGTAGTTGTTCCATTTTCTTGCATAATTGAAGAAATATTCATCGCCAGTAACATCATATAGCCATTTTAAGAGCTGGATATGGAGTCTATGGTAGAATTCACTTGCATCCCCGTGAATGTTTGAATACTTGCTCCATGAGTTGGTGTCAAAAATTG harbors:
- the glmM gene encoding phosphoglucosamine mutase; this translates as MGKYFGTSGIREVVNERLTPDLALKVGKALGTYLGEGKVVVGKDTRTSGEMLKNALISGLLSTGVDVIDIDLSPTPLTGFAIKLYEADAGVTITASHNPPEYNGIKVWQPNGMAYTSEMENELERILEKGKFQQVSWNDIGELTRADPKKEYIKKALEMIELSKGYKVVVDCGNGAGSILSPYLQRELGNKVVSLNSHPSGFFVRELEPNAKSLLALSKAVKSLGADVGIAHDGDADRIGVIDDQGNFVEYEVMLSLISSYMLRKFGKGKIITTVDAGFALDDYIKPLGGEVARVKVGDVAVAEGIVRENAVFGGEPSGTWIIPQWNLTPDGIFAGVLVLEMIDKLGPLSEIAKGVPRYVTLRAKIPCPNEKKAKAMEFIKREVLENFEYKRIIDIDGIRIENDEWWILFRPSGTEPIMRITLEAHTKKKAEELMEKAEEVVKRAIKSV
- a CDS encoding flavodoxin family protein; the protein is MNALIIYVSIHHRNTEKVAKIMAKTLEAELTKPWEIKPEELLKYDLIGFGSGIYYWKHHRALFKLVESLPRMKGKKAFIFSTAGINIPFINHRKLRSALRKKGFEIVGEFSCRGWDTNGWLEKIGGISKEHPNEKDLENARRFAEKLKSMI
- a CDS encoding BMP family lipoprotein; the protein is MKNRILTVFLIGVLVFSVAISGCTGGETTSTPEYAGKVAVVYDVGGRGDLSFNDMAYLGASKAAKDFNLEIKEVQSNTESDYLPNLRSLAQTGEYDIIVAVGFMMTDAVIQVADEFPDQKFAIVDGFIPDKPNVVSILFKENEGSALIGALAGLIAANDGKDKVGIVLGIEIPVLYKFEGGYHFGVVWAEDYYKQKTGNDVNIEVLYTYTGSFTDPAKGKTAAQAQLGQGAWIIYQVAGAVGLGVFDAVDEYLESQGKEMGPPFAVGVDSAQDWIKPGVIIASMMKRVDVGVYRTVEMAVKGNWQGGIMELGLNEGGVGVSTIEDVREIFNSLPEDTKQQKLEELGLNSEEELFTKLEETRSQVPDWIWQAVSELESKIKSGEIEIPSALTSEQIEAIRNAETWQEMEELGKQW
- a CDS encoding DUF523 domain-containing protein, which codes for MKIVVLAPCLLSPFYVYRGPKDKEYTTSRELLNLLAKHVREIRVLTYPCPEYKLIGWPRPPMSREALEKLGISETARKILDFIERVLTEEKPEKVIFVGVKGSPTCGIFYTTSSDPEKFPYRIIEEFSCLNKKERIELSKELMEEQNFKVIPGEGVLFQILKRRFPEAIYLEFDKDNIEKSLKQLEKHFKH
- a CDS encoding D-glucuronyl C5-epimerase family protein; this encodes MKKIYSLLLIFLLLMTSYFGSFELSKRTILEKSKDVEDILNENERVVLNNFLKFLSTTNVLFLFSSIESSYPTKIFAKVWKGEESISREQIKILYLTLRANDEYYSKYISPLKSFYPMTFGNKSPYEKVFFAKGDLNTSIPFVHYNFRGLVLYPVSALHWADIYFKNGDTKEVLRILDELKEVIVVKKKNEVEYALFLNYFHFENSSIPWVSGYAQGMGAGLYAKAYQITKNETYLKTAKLLLNSFQIPYKEGGFVVESPYGLWILEYGYNSNELVLNGHIIALQGLYYYWEVTKDPYAKELFDNGTISVAKALPDFDKEGWSLYSNIHGKAMRKYHELHIQLLEWLYEKTKNEIFKGYAERWKKSLKDVR
- a CDS encoding membrane protein; protein product: MKAREIALIGLLLSLSLVLEVSPLKVPTQWGMSIDLVAVPMVIIYVIMGFWSSVTALILLFVGLSLVSSASWLGASMKFFATLSLVLGLELAKRITKFDFKNFNEKKFVIFVVLAYSMGIAIRIPVMVIMNYYYAIPLWLGIPKEQVIPTIEEWFHIPFWLVIGIPNAIQSAVDVLVGVLVSLPVIRALPHILE
- a CDS encoding class I SAM-dependent methyltransferase: MKKHEWEEFFDREADYYLQEAFTKHTKKEIDFLLEEFKLPEGAKILDVGCGVGRHSLELAKRGYRVTGVDISQKMLEKAEERAQKEGVEVEFIKADATKFARNEKFDAAVCLCEGAFSLLGSSDDPIEHDLAILRNVYKSLKPGGKFILTALSALSRVKKATNEDIAKGLFDPNTMTFYEELEAPDGTKVAIRERVYVPTELYLMFRMVGFEVKAIWGGTAGRWGKRKVDMDDIEIMVVAEKPRE
- a CDS encoding AAA family ATPase produces the protein MIVGVVGKIAAGKTTVAKFFEEKGFCRVSCSDPLIDLLTHNLSKYSWLPEIPEKSEPTRDKLIEYGRHLKKTFGEDILIRLALDKKRNCKNVVIDGVRSKGEIEAIKKQGGFIIYVEARPKIRYERLKRRNAGKDKAIKSFEDFLNADEAEEKLYHTRMLKDLADFLIVNEGSLEDLKKRVNTVITSLTSGKI
- a CDS encoding aminotransferase class V-fold PLP-dependent enzyme, which encodes MKIPEDVRKDIPLTQEVIYFDNTATSLTPKPVVEAMDEYYLKYRANVHRGVHRLSQKATHEYEKSREITAKFIGAKFEEIIFTKNTSESLNLAALGLEGVLKKGDKIVTTPYEHHSDLLPWQRLAKKLDLKLEIIEGDNEGNLDLADAEKKTKRAKIVAVQHVSNALGVIHEVEELGKMAKDEGAIFVVDAAQSVGHMEVDVNKLHADFLAFSGHKGPMGPTGIGVLYIREEFFDVFEPPLIGGGTIEDVDLYDYKLTEPPERFEAGTPNIGGTIGLAAGIKYIEKIGIDKIEKQEHKLVKRTTEGLTELEVPWYGPRDLKKHAGVVSFNVPPLHPHDVAAVLDEHKIMVRSGHHCALPVMKKLGINGTVRASFHVYNSLEEVETFLGVMEELVKSLR